The following are from one region of the Tachyglossus aculeatus isolate mTacAcu1 unplaced genomic scaffold, mTacAcu1.pri scaffold_89_arrow_ctg1, whole genome shotgun sequence genome:
- the LOC119924257 gene encoding olfactory receptor 10A3-like: MMRGNQSAVTDFILLGFSNFPELQFLLFVVFLIIYLIILVGNMVIVFIITLEQSLHIPMYLFLRILSILETCFSGTIVPKMLVILSTDHKTISFAGCAVQMYFILFLGVTECFLLCAMAYDRYVAICNPLHYPIFMSKAVVTKLTAGSVMSGTVIAIIQTPWVFSFPFCGHNKVNHLFCETPPVLELVCGDTFLFEIYSYIGTVSVVMLPFLMILLSYIRILYTILKMSSTAGRQKAFSTCASHLTSVTLFYGPANLTYLQPKASYTAESKELLSLAYSLLTPLLNPLIYSLRSSEMKGALKKILRRKLCSSKL, encoded by the coding sequence ATGATGAGGGGAAATCAGAGCGCTGTGACTGACTTCATTCTCCTGGGTTTTTCCAACTTTCCCGAACTGCAGTTTCTTCTGTTTGTGGtgtttttaatcatttatttaatTATCTTGGTAGGAAACATGGTCATTGTCTTCATCATCACCCTGGAACAGAGTCTTCACATTCCTATGTACTTATTTCTGAGGATCTTGTCCATCTTAGAAACTTGCTTCAGTGGAACGATCGTCCCCAAAATGCTTGTGATTCTTTCAACGGATCACAAAACCATTTCATTTGCTGGCTGTGCGGTGCAAATGTATTTCATTCTATTCCTAGGGGTTACGGAATGCTTTCTCCTTTGTGCAATGGCTTATgatcgctacgtggccatctgtaatCCCCTGCATTACCCCATCTTTATGAGTAAAGCAGTTGTCACCAAGCTAACAGCGGGTTCTGTAATGTCCGGGACAGTTATTGCCATTATTCAAACCCCTTGGGTATTTAGTTTTCCGTTTTGTGGCCACAATAAAGTTAACCACCTCTTCTGTGAAACTCCCCCGGTACTGGAGCTCGTGTGTGGAGACACCTTTCTCTTTGAAATCTATTCCTATATAGGCACCGTTTCAGTGGTTATGCTTCCTTTCCTGATGATACTTCTGTCCTACATTCGCATCCTCTACACTATTCTGAAAATGTCTTCGACAGCAGGGAGACAAAAAGCCTTCTCAACCTGCGCTTCTCATCTGACTTCTGTGACCTTGTTCTACGGCCCAGCTAATCTCACCTACCTGCAACCGAAGGCCAGTTATACTGCAGAGAGCAAGGAATTACTCTCTCTGGCATATTCTCTGCTCACCCCCCTGctaaaccctctcatctacagtttgagaagcagtgagatgAAAGGTGCACTGAAGAAAATACTGAGAAGAAAACTGTGTTCCTCAAAATTGTAG